The following proteins are co-located in the Panthera uncia isolate 11264 chromosome F1, Puncia_PCG_1.0, whole genome shotgun sequence genome:
- the LRRC71 gene encoding leucine-rich repeat-containing protein 71 isoform X7, with amino-acid sequence MSGEASTPGASPRAPRPGTQKSSGTVTKKGDRGAKEKQVLVLPPVGEEEPKNAEEYQCTGVLETDFAELCTRSGYTDFPKVVTRPRPHPAFVPSASMSEKPAQDDQRLSASCSLNSLESKYVFFRPTIQVELEPEDKGVKEIYIRGWRVEERILGIFSKCLPPLSQLQAINLRKVGLTDKTLSTFIALLPLCAPTLRKVSLEGNPLPEQSYHKLMAADSPIAHLSLRNNNIDDHGAQLLGQALSTLRSCNRTLVSLNLAFNHIGDAGAGYIADGLRLNRALLWLSLAHNRIQDQGALKLAEVLRPFELTHTEVVERRRLLLEKGTQERSRSPSSSRPGDSKTDREKNLLLQVNSAALTEKTDKTQTTKTPKGLSKKKEKSGGESVRKEEKSGSGQSPTQGTPKKEDPAKSGKGKVTIPEQKTSKGKGPKTGSKEKRSFLLESEHLGQSLAYSWSPKHQLVAEATETVNPLLEPVEHRNGKVFVPGNKETASQRWGWRASWPPCSTRPSSPSPRVRPRAQWGCCGCPWRKTASPHNVLRTRRSRS; translated from the exons ATGTCCGGCGAGGCGAGTACGCCCGGGGCCTCCCCCAGGGCCCCGCGTCCCGGGACCCAGAAGTCGTCCGGCACGGTGACCAAGAAGGGGGATCGCGGGGCCAAGGAGAAGCAGGTCCTCGTGCTGCCGCCGGTGGGCGAGGAGGAGCCCAAGAACGCCG AGGAATACCAGTGCACCGGGGTCCTCGAGACGGATTTCGCCGAGCTCTGCACGCGCTCGGGCTACACGGACTTCCCCAAGGTCGTCACCCGGCCTCGCCCGCACCCGGCCTTCGTCCCCTCCGCCTCGATGTCGGAAAAGCCCGCCCAGG ACGATCAGCGCCTGTCGGCGTCTTGCAGCCTCAACAGCCTGGAGAGCAAATACGTGTTTTTCCGGCCCACGATCCAGGTGGAGCTGGAGCCCGAGGACAAGGGGGTGAAGGAAATCTACATCCGCG GTTGGAGGGTCGAGGAGCGGATCTTGGGCATCTTCTCCAAATGTCTGCCCCCCCTCAGCCAGCTGCAGGCCATAAA CTTGCGGAAGGTGGGGCTGACGGATAAGACCCTGAGCACCTTCATcgccctcctgcctctctgcGCGCCCACGCTCAG GAAGGTGTCTCTGGAGGGCAACCCGCTGCCGGAACAGTCCTATCACAAGCTCATGGCCGCGGACAGCCC GATCGCGCACTTGTCTCTGCGGAACAACAACATCGACGACCACGGCGCGCAGCTGCTGGGCCAGGCTCTGTCCACGCTGCGCAGCTGCAACCGGACCCTGGTCTCGCTCAACCTGGCCTTCAACCACATCGGGGACGCGGGTGCCGGCTACATCGCGGAC GGCCTCCGGCTGAACCGCGCCCTGCTCTGGCTGTCGCTGGCGCACAACCGCATCCAGGACCAGGGCGCCCTGAAGCTGGCCGAG GTCCTGCGTCCCTTCGAGCTGACGCACACGGAGGTGGTGGAGCGCCGCCGCCTCCTGCTGGAGAAAGGGACGCAGGAGCGCTCGCGATCG CCTTCCTCCTCCCGACCTGGGGACTCCAAAACGGACCGTGAGAAGAACCTGCTGCTACAGGTCAACAGTGCTGCCCTGACGGAAAAGACAGACAAGACGCAGACAACCAAGACCCCGAAAGGCCTGAGCAAGAAGAAGGAGAAGTCAGGGGGG GAATcggtgaggaaggaggagaagtcAGGGTCAGGGCAGTCGCCCACGCAAGGGACCCCCAAGAAGGAAGACCCCGCGAAGTCGGGCAAGGGGA agGTCACCATCCCTGAGCAGAAAACAAGCAAGGGGAAAGGGCCCAAGACCGGGAGCAAAGAGAAGCGGAGCTTCCTGCTGGAGTCCGAG cacctaggacAGAGCCTGGCCTATAGCTGGTCTCCAAAGCAT CAGCTGGTTGCTGAAGCCACAGAGACGGTCAACCCGCTCCTGGAGCCGGTGGAGCACCGCAACGGGAAGGTTTTCGTGCCTGGGAACAAG GAAACCGCATCacagaggtggggctggagggctTCCTGGCCACCGTGCAGTACCAGGCCCAGTTCTCCAAGTCCAAGAGTCCGTCCAAGGGCCCAGTGGGGCTGCTGCGGCTGTCCCTGGCG AAAAACTGCTTCTCCCCACAATGTCCTGCGTACACGACGATCCAGGAGCTGA
- the LRRC71 gene encoding leucine-rich repeat-containing protein 71 isoform X5, translating to MSGEASTPGASPRAPRPGTQKSSGTVTKKGDRGAKEKQVLVLPPVGEEEPKNAEEYQCTGVLETDFAELCTRSGYTDFPKVVTRPRPHPAFVPSASMSEKPAQDDQRLSASCSLNSLESKYVFFRPTIQVELEPEDKGVKEIYIRGWRVEERILGIFSKCLPPLSQLQAINLRKVGLTDKTLSTFIALLPLCAPTLRIAHLSLRNNNIDDHGAQLLGQALSTLRSCNRTLVSLNLAFNHIGDAGAGYIADGLRLNRALLWLSLAHNRIQDQGALKLAEVLRPFELTHTEVVERRRLLLEKGTQERSRSPSSSRPGDSKTDREKNLLLQVNSAALTEKTDKTQTTKTPKGLSKKKEKSGGESVRKEEKSGSGQSPTQGTPKKEDPAKSGKGKVTIPEQKTSKGKGPKTGSKEKRSFLLESEHLGQSLAYSWSPKHQLVAEATETVNPLLEPVEHRNGKVFVPGNKVLLHLNLLRNRITEVGLEGFLATVQYQAQFSKSKSPSKGPVGLLRLSLAKNCFSPQCPAYTTIQELMLPRAPVTKAKPREEETT from the exons ATGTCCGGCGAGGCGAGTACGCCCGGGGCCTCCCCCAGGGCCCCGCGTCCCGGGACCCAGAAGTCGTCCGGCACGGTGACCAAGAAGGGGGATCGCGGGGCCAAGGAGAAGCAGGTCCTCGTGCTGCCGCCGGTGGGCGAGGAGGAGCCCAAGAACGCCG AGGAATACCAGTGCACCGGGGTCCTCGAGACGGATTTCGCCGAGCTCTGCACGCGCTCGGGCTACACGGACTTCCCCAAGGTCGTCACCCGGCCTCGCCCGCACCCGGCCTTCGTCCCCTCCGCCTCGATGTCGGAAAAGCCCGCCCAGG ACGATCAGCGCCTGTCGGCGTCTTGCAGCCTCAACAGCCTGGAGAGCAAATACGTGTTTTTCCGGCCCACGATCCAGGTGGAGCTGGAGCCCGAGGACAAGGGGGTGAAGGAAATCTACATCCGCG GTTGGAGGGTCGAGGAGCGGATCTTGGGCATCTTCTCCAAATGTCTGCCCCCCCTCAGCCAGCTGCAGGCCATAAA CTTGCGGAAGGTGGGGCTGACGGATAAGACCCTGAGCACCTTCATcgccctcctgcctctctgcGCGCCCACGCTCAG GATCGCGCACTTGTCTCTGCGGAACAACAACATCGACGACCACGGCGCGCAGCTGCTGGGCCAGGCTCTGTCCACGCTGCGCAGCTGCAACCGGACCCTGGTCTCGCTCAACCTGGCCTTCAACCACATCGGGGACGCGGGTGCCGGCTACATCGCGGAC GGCCTCCGGCTGAACCGCGCCCTGCTCTGGCTGTCGCTGGCGCACAACCGCATCCAGGACCAGGGCGCCCTGAAGCTGGCCGAG GTCCTGCGTCCCTTCGAGCTGACGCACACGGAGGTGGTGGAGCGCCGCCGCCTCCTGCTGGAGAAAGGGACGCAGGAGCGCTCGCGATCG CCTTCCTCCTCCCGACCTGGGGACTCCAAAACGGACCGTGAGAAGAACCTGCTGCTACAGGTCAACAGTGCTGCCCTGACGGAAAAGACAGACAAGACGCAGACAACCAAGACCCCGAAAGGCCTGAGCAAGAAGAAGGAGAAGTCAGGGGGG GAATcggtgaggaaggaggagaagtcAGGGTCAGGGCAGTCGCCCACGCAAGGGACCCCCAAGAAGGAAGACCCCGCGAAGTCGGGCAAGGGGA agGTCACCATCCCTGAGCAGAAAACAAGCAAGGGGAAAGGGCCCAAGACCGGGAGCAAAGAGAAGCGGAGCTTCCTGCTGGAGTCCGAG cacctaggacAGAGCCTGGCCTATAGCTGGTCTCCAAAGCAT CAGCTGGTTGCTGAAGCCACAGAGACGGTCAACCCGCTCCTGGAGCCGGTGGAGCACCGCAACGGGAAGGTTTTCGTGCCTGGGAACAAGGTCCTTTTGCACCTTAACCTCCTCC GAAACCGCATCacagaggtggggctggagggctTCCTGGCCACCGTGCAGTACCAGGCCCAGTTCTCCAAGTCCAAGAGTCCGTCCAAGGGCCCAGTGGGGCTGCTGCGGCTGTCCCTGGCG AAAAACTGCTTCTCCCCACAATGTCCTGCGTACACGACGATCCAGGAGCTGATGCTGCCACGGGCCCCCGTCACTAAGGCCAAGCCCAGGGAGGAGGAGACCACCTag